The proteins below come from a single Rhizobium tropici CIAT 899 genomic window:
- a CDS encoding SAM-dependent methyltransferase, which yields MASTLFSLVKKIIRKGSLRLTLASGETHMVGDGTGETVAVRFADQQAEDAVARDPTLKLGEMYMEGRFILEQGDIYEFLSLVKQNTTNEIFDFRMAALLLGRIAWQQIKSRSPINRNKYNVAHHYDLSAKLFDLFLDEDWQYSCAYFNPPGISLFEAQVAKKRHIAAKLLVEPGQKVLEIGSGWGGMAMYLAEAYPGLDVTGITLSEEQLKVSRERAAKRGLSDRVRFELQDYRYLTGKTFDRIVSVGMFEHVGIGDYGKFFRKVSELLDDNGVMLLHSIARPKPSFATNAFIEKYIFPGGYIPSIGETTPPLEKAGLLTRDVETLPMHYAYTLRHWRNRFVARKAEAVALYDEKFFRMWEFYLAGSEMGFRWDELFIMQLQITKNQFAVPDNRNYIAEREAKLKEFEAGRPPLEKVTF from the coding sequence ATGGCGTCGACACTCTTTTCTCTCGTCAAGAAAATCATCCGTAAAGGTTCACTCAGGCTTACGCTCGCATCCGGCGAGACCCATATGGTCGGCGACGGAACCGGCGAGACGGTGGCCGTCCGTTTTGCCGATCAGCAGGCTGAAGATGCGGTTGCCCGCGATCCGACGCTCAAGCTTGGCGAAATGTATATGGAGGGCCGCTTCATCCTCGAGCAGGGGGACATCTACGAGTTCCTGTCGCTGGTGAAGCAGAATACCACTAACGAGATTTTCGATTTCCGGATGGCGGCGCTGCTGCTCGGCCGCATCGCCTGGCAGCAGATCAAGAGCCGCTCGCCGATCAATCGCAACAAATACAATGTTGCCCATCACTACGATCTGTCGGCGAAGCTCTTCGATCTCTTCCTCGATGAGGACTGGCAATATTCCTGCGCCTATTTCAATCCGCCGGGCATCAGCCTCTTCGAAGCGCAGGTCGCCAAGAAGCGTCACATCGCCGCCAAGCTGCTGGTCGAGCCCGGCCAGAAGGTGTTGGAGATCGGCTCGGGCTGGGGCGGCATGGCCATGTATCTTGCCGAAGCCTATCCAGGCCTCGACGTGACAGGCATCACGCTCAGCGAAGAGCAGCTGAAGGTATCGCGCGAGCGGGCAGCCAAGCGCGGCCTCTCCGATCGCGTGCGCTTCGAGCTGCAGGACTATCGCTACCTGACGGGCAAGACGTTCGACCGTATCGTCTCGGTCGGCATGTTCGAACATGTCGGCATCGGCGACTACGGCAAGTTCTTCCGCAAGGTTTCTGAACTGCTTGATGATAACGGTGTCATGCTGCTGCACTCCATTGCCCGCCCGAAGCCGAGCTTTGCCACTAACGCCTTCATCGAAAAGTATATTTTCCCCGGCGGCTACATCCCCTCGATCGGCGAGACCACGCCGCCACTGGAAAAGGCAGGTTTGCTCACCAGGGACGTCGAAACCCTGCCGATGCACTACGCCTATACGCTCAGGCATTGGCGCAACCGCTTCGTGGCGCGTAAGGCCGAAGCAGTCGCGCTCTACGACGAGAAGTTCTTCCGCATGTGGGAGTTCTATCTGGCCGGTTCCGAAATGGGCTTCCGCTGGGACGAGCTGTTCATTATGCAGCTCCAGATCACCAAGAACCAGTTCGCCGTACCGGATAATCGCAATTACATCGCGGAGCGCGAGGCGAAACTGAAGGAATTCGAGGCAGGGCGCCCGCCTTTGGAGAAGGTGACGTTCTGA
- a CDS encoding MipA/OmpV family protein, with the protein MFGLSVTCAGAAEAGDGQHLWSGDWYLSVGAAGFSAPKFEGGKHNKLQWSPLVSIGRQGPGPRFSSRNDNPSFALIESDAFRVGIVGKFVPSRDSGDGRELKGLKKVKWGVEAGGFAEAYPTDWLRARVEVRQGIRAHSGVVADAAVDAFTDITPELRASAGPRMTLASSDYFDTYYGVNARQSAASGLSGYKPGGGVKSVGFGGALTWKASQNWTTSTFLEYTRLTGPAADSSLVRERGDRNQLLIGVSASYKFNFTMN; encoded by the coding sequence ATTTTCGGCCTCTCCGTCACTTGTGCCGGCGCTGCCGAGGCTGGCGATGGCCAGCATTTGTGGTCGGGTGACTGGTACTTAAGCGTCGGTGCGGCCGGTTTCTCGGCACCGAAGTTCGAAGGCGGCAAGCACAACAAGCTGCAATGGTCGCCGCTCGTGTCTATCGGCCGGCAAGGCCCGGGCCCGCGCTTTTCCTCGCGCAACGACAATCCGTCCTTTGCCCTGATCGAAAGCGATGCATTCCGCGTCGGCATCGTCGGCAAATTCGTGCCGAGCCGCGACAGCGGCGATGGGCGCGAGCTCAAGGGGCTGAAGAAGGTCAAGTGGGGTGTGGAAGCCGGCGGTTTTGCCGAAGCCTATCCGACAGACTGGTTGCGTGCTCGCGTCGAAGTTCGCCAGGGTATTCGTGCCCATAGCGGCGTCGTCGCCGATGCCGCGGTCGATGCCTTTACCGACATCACGCCGGAGCTGCGCGCCTCCGCCGGTCCGCGCATGACGCTCGCCAGCAGCGATTATTTCGACACCTATTACGGCGTCAATGCGCGCCAATCGGCTGCTTCCGGCCTCAGCGGCTACAAGCCCGGCGGCGGCGTCAAATCCGTCGGCTTCGGCGGCGCCCTGACCTGGAAGGCCTCTCAGAACTGGACCACCAGCACCTTCCTCGAATATACCCGGCTCACCGGCCCTGCCGCCGACAGCAGCCTCGTGCGTGAGCGTGGCGACCGCAACCAGCTGCTGATCGGCGTTTCCGCCAGCTACAAGTTCAATTTCACGATGAACTGA
- the ubiA gene encoding 4-hydroxybenzoate octaprenyltransferase, which yields MQNTGDINGRVADAPSGNWVYRVLPPTLWPYAQLARWDRPIGWQLLMWPCFWSVALAANASVASGQGSPGFVVIYHLFLYFVGAVAMRGAGCAYNDLVDHEIDMSVARTRSRPLPSGRVTRLQAKVFIALQALVGLLVLLQFNWFAVALGVLSLGIVALYPFAKRFTDWPQFFLGLAFSWGALMGWAGLFGSLSLASIVLYLAAILWTIGYDTIYAHQDKEDDELIGVRSTARLFGDQTRLWLIGLYGATLLLLLLSFALVGTSWLAYLGLVVAGGMFAYQIAVLDINDGEQCLALFKSNNRVGLIIFAGLFLSFLFLAP from the coding sequence ATGCAAAACACAGGCGACATCAACGGGCGCGTCGCTGACGCGCCATCCGGCAACTGGGTCTACCGCGTTCTGCCCCCGACGCTTTGGCCATACGCCCAGCTTGCACGCTGGGACAGGCCGATCGGCTGGCAGCTGCTGATGTGGCCATGCTTCTGGTCCGTGGCACTTGCGGCCAATGCCTCCGTCGCCTCGGGGCAGGGCTCTCCCGGATTCGTGGTGATCTATCACCTCTTCCTCTATTTCGTCGGCGCCGTCGCAATGCGTGGCGCCGGCTGTGCCTATAATGACCTCGTCGACCACGAGATCGACATGTCCGTGGCGCGCACGCGCTCGCGCCCGCTGCCATCGGGCCGCGTAACGCGCCTGCAGGCCAAGGTATTCATCGCATTGCAGGCTCTGGTCGGCCTGCTGGTGCTGCTGCAGTTCAATTGGTTTGCCGTCGCGCTCGGTGTCCTGTCGCTCGGCATCGTTGCGCTCTACCCCTTTGCCAAGCGCTTTACCGACTGGCCGCAATTCTTCCTTGGCCTTGCCTTTTCCTGGGGTGCGCTGATGGGATGGGCGGGTCTCTTCGGCAGCCTGTCGCTTGCCTCGATCGTGCTCTATCTCGCAGCCATCCTCTGGACCATCGGCTACGATACGATTTACGCGCATCAGGACAAGGAGGATGACGAGCTGATCGGCGTGCGCTCGACCGCCCGTCTTTTCGGCGATCAGACGCGCCTCTGGCTGATCGGACTCTATGGCGCGACGCTGCTGCTGCTGCTGCTATCTTTTGCGCTTGTCGGAACAAGCTGGCTCGCTTATCTCGGCCTGGTGGTCGCCGGCGGCATGTTCGCCTATCAGATCGCAGTGCTCGACATCAACGACGGCGAGCAATGCCTGGCCTTGTTCAAATCGAACAATCGGGTCGGGCTGATTATCTTCGCCGGCCTTTTCCTGTCGTTCCTGTTTCTCGCTCCCTGA
- a CDS encoding DUF6101 family protein, which yields MTNTVLKPDWAGTTLRLDPARFPQQVSYAMRGAEGDVTITIDERGAVLRKILPSSGLPLSVALPKRAFKGVAARAIDHGDGEVTVTLELHHSDPDLCIPLLVAHDLSDIAADWRSWSEAFRIPMLMIEADGVARPLEEHLGGVRSQDSQPRRRHSYFANRRPRFLVRRTTGKLGIKMKIQGREIIARH from the coding sequence ATGACTAATACCGTCCTGAAGCCCGACTGGGCTGGAACCACACTGCGGCTTGATCCGGCGCGCTTCCCGCAACAGGTCAGCTATGCCATGCGAGGTGCCGAGGGTGACGTCACCATTACGATCGACGAGCGCGGCGCAGTGCTGCGCAAGATCCTGCCGTCCAGCGGCCTGCCGCTGTCCGTCGCCTTGCCCAAGCGTGCATTCAAGGGTGTTGCAGCCCGCGCCATCGACCATGGCGATGGCGAAGTCACCGTCACGCTGGAACTGCATCACTCCGATCCGGATCTCTGCATCCCCCTTCTCGTCGCTCATGACTTGAGCGATATCGCCGCCGACTGGCGCTCCTGGTCGGAAGCCTTCCGTATTCCCATGCTGATGATCGAAGCCGACGGCGTTGCCCGTCCGCTGGAAGAACATCTCGGCGGCGTCCGCTCGCAGGACAGCCAGCCGCGTCGCCGCCATTCCTACTTCGCAAACCGCCGCCCCCGCTTCCTCGTGCGTCGCACGACGGGCAAGCTCGGCATCAAGATGAAGATCCAGGGCCGCGAGATCATCGCAAGGCATTGA
- a CDS encoding DUF1217 domain-containing protein — MISTYLGYTIATRDMTTSLNQVAQQSQNKRSIDYYNANIGKVKDVDSFLNDYQLYSYAMEAYGLSDMTYAKAFMKQVLTSDLSDSSSFANKLTDPRYKEFAAAFNFGTSATGSTNTAQTSTQEDDLIGLYQQSFTNEETSAATETSYYSQNIASVKTVDDLLGNTRLRNYVLQAYGIDPTYVSNSALKQMLTSDPSDPNSYVNQNGSAADKALVAEFNFNADGTVKTSTPDGDTAYYQANIGNITSVDQLTSNPQLFQYVKTAFNIPSYITADQFNASAKDAATASSNGLTAVMAEFNFQSDGTVASGSQAQTSGQISATTAGYTANYPGGPQTLSQQADVMSAYNFTVPSFVTSVGAADNDLYYKNHIGSITSVDQLTSDTRLFDYIKTAYGIDPTTPAAVFKNAFADPTTAAIFGLTYAVSQFNFQSDGTLASGQTAQSQSEIDAASKAYMSNYLSSQSNLNTDAVNNYKNRIADVKTIKDFFASNTSDSSAANDSAPELYQMALRAYGIGENEVTKSQLTRILESDPYDAKSYVNSLKDSRFTALAKAFNFDSKGNLKAPVQSLSQTQINSYISQYSSHSTAGLSGAELTKANNDAKTAGTYFASNIVKVTSVTGLLADSKLTNFILTANGIDPKTVDTATLKKAFASDPSDAKSFINTADGAKFKSIVEAFNFGTDGNLTDSKLGTAQNQGALSATNDLFLHQTLEDQQGDSNPGVRLALYFQRKAPDINSIYDIMGDAALYEVVTTTFNLPSSISNMDVDTQAKMLGNFINVSDLHDPDKLNRLLQRFSAMYDLQNNTTSSTSPALSILTSSSPGVGISADTLLSIAQLSSSR; from the coding sequence ATGATTTCCACTTATCTTGGTTATACGATCGCAACCAGAGATATGACGACGTCCCTCAATCAGGTGGCGCAGCAGTCGCAAAACAAGCGCTCGATCGACTATTACAATGCCAATATCGGCAAAGTAAAAGACGTCGACAGCTTCCTGAATGACTATCAGTTATACAGTTATGCGATGGAAGCCTACGGGCTTTCCGACATGACCTATGCCAAGGCCTTTATGAAACAGGTCTTGACCAGCGACCTCAGCGACTCCAGCAGTTTCGCCAATAAGCTCACCGATCCGCGCTATAAGGAATTCGCTGCGGCGTTCAATTTCGGCACGAGCGCGACGGGCTCGACGAATACCGCGCAAACCAGCACGCAGGAAGATGACCTCATCGGGCTTTACCAACAGTCGTTTACGAATGAGGAGACGTCGGCGGCGACCGAAACGAGCTATTACAGCCAGAACATCGCCTCGGTTAAGACGGTTGATGACCTGCTCGGCAATACCCGCCTGCGCAATTACGTGCTGCAGGCCTATGGCATCGATCCGACCTATGTATCGAACTCGGCTCTGAAGCAGATGCTGACCAGCGATCCCAGCGATCCGAACAGCTACGTCAATCAGAACGGCAGCGCCGCCGACAAGGCTCTGGTGGCGGAATTCAATTTCAATGCCGACGGCACGGTCAAGACATCGACGCCGGATGGCGACACGGCCTATTACCAGGCCAATATCGGCAACATCACGTCGGTCGACCAGCTGACGTCCAATCCGCAACTGTTCCAATACGTCAAGACGGCTTTCAATATCCCGTCCTACATCACCGCGGATCAGTTCAATGCATCGGCCAAGGATGCCGCTACCGCGAGTTCAAACGGGCTGACCGCCGTCATGGCCGAGTTCAATTTCCAAAGCGACGGCACCGTCGCATCCGGCTCGCAGGCGCAGACGTCCGGCCAGATAAGCGCCACCACGGCCGGCTATACCGCGAACTATCCGGGTGGGCCGCAGACGCTCAGCCAACAGGCCGATGTGATGAGCGCCTATAATTTCACCGTGCCCTCGTTCGTTACGAGCGTCGGCGCGGCCGATAACGATCTCTATTACAAGAATCATATCGGCTCCATTACGTCGGTCGACCAGCTGACATCGGACACGCGTCTCTTCGATTACATCAAGACGGCCTACGGCATCGATCCGACGACGCCTGCCGCCGTCTTCAAGAACGCCTTCGCCGATCCGACGACCGCCGCCATCTTCGGCCTGACTTACGCCGTCTCCCAGTTCAATTTCCAGTCGGACGGGACGCTTGCTTCCGGCCAGACGGCGCAGTCCCAAAGCGAGATCGATGCGGCCTCCAAGGCCTATATGAGCAACTACCTGTCGTCGCAGTCGAACCTGAATACGGATGCGGTCAACAACTACAAGAACCGCATCGCCGACGTGAAGACCATCAAGGATTTCTTTGCGAGCAACACCTCCGACAGCAGCGCCGCCAATGACAGCGCGCCGGAGCTCTATCAGATGGCGCTGCGCGCCTATGGAATCGGTGAAAACGAAGTCACGAAGTCACAGCTGACCAGGATTCTCGAAAGCGATCCCTATGATGCGAAGAGCTACGTCAACTCGCTCAAGGATTCCCGGTTCACCGCGCTTGCCAAGGCGTTCAATTTCGACAGCAAAGGCAATCTGAAAGCGCCGGTGCAGTCCCTGTCGCAGACGCAGATCAACAGCTATATCTCGCAATATTCCAGCCACAGCACGGCGGGACTGTCGGGCGCCGAACTGACCAAGGCCAACAACGACGCCAAGACAGCCGGCACCTATTTCGCCTCCAACATCGTCAAGGTGACCAGCGTCACGGGTCTGCTGGCCGACAGCAAACTTACGAATTTCATCCTGACGGCTAACGGTATCGATCCGAAGACGGTCGATACGGCGACGCTGAAGAAAGCTTTCGCTTCCGATCCGTCCGATGCGAAGAGCTTCATCAATACGGCTGACGGTGCCAAGTTCAAGAGTATCGTCGAGGCGTTCAATTTCGGCACCGACGGCAACCTGACCGACAGCAAGCTCGGCACGGCGCAAAATCAGGGCGCGCTTTCAGCGACCAATGATCTCTTCCTGCATCAGACGCTGGAAGATCAGCAAGGTGACAGCAATCCCGGCGTACGCCTGGCGCTTTATTTCCAGCGCAAGGCGCCTGATATCAATTCGATCTACGACATCATGGGTGATGCCGCCCTTTATGAGGTCGTTACCACCACCTTCAATCTGCCGAGCTCGATCTCCAACATGGACGTCGATACCCAGGCCAAGATGCTCGGCAATTTCATCAATGTGAGCGACCTGCACGATCCCGACAAGCTCAATCGGCTGCTGCAGCGATTCTCGGCCATGTACGACCTGCAGAACAATACGACCTCCTCAACATCCCCTGCGCTTTCGATTCTGACGAGTTCCTCCCCGGGCGTAGGTATCAGCGCCGATACGCTGCTTTCCATCGCGCAGCTGTCCTCATCGCGCTAA